In a single window of the Chondrocystis sp. NIES-4102 genome:
- a CDS encoding water-soluble carotenoid protein, protein MSCPPQPDQICIQGIEESTISNYFLSINQENFQQTAALFAPEGKLLAPFEKPIIGGEAIALYLTKEAKGMQLLPRQGVYETLDEQQQIKVTGKVKTSLFTVNVAWFFQLDELDKITLARIKLLASPQELLGLRSQANQKVQNVIVEKATEVK, encoded by the coding sequence ATGAGTTGCCCTCCACAACCAGATCAAATATGTATTCAAGGCATAGAAGAATCAACAATTAGCAATTATTTTTTAAGCATTAATCAAGAAAATTTTCAACAGACAGCAGCCTTATTCGCCCCTGAAGGAAAGTTACTTGCGCCTTTTGAAAAACCGATAATTGGAGGGGAAGCGATCGCACTATATCTAACTAAAGAAGCAAAAGGAATGCAACTACTTCCTCGCCAGGGCGTTTATGAAACATTAGATGAGCAGCAGCAAATTAAAGTTACGGGAAAAGTTAAAACTAGTTTGTTTACTGTTAATGTAGCCTGGTTTTTTCAACTAGATGAGCTTGATAAAATTACTTTGGCTCGAATCAAATTATTAGCATCTCCACAGGAACTATTAGGACTACGATCACAAGCAAATCAGAAAGTTCAAAATGTTATTGTAGAAAAAGCAACAGAAGTTAAATAA
- a CDS encoding orange carotenoid protein, which yields MATDSTGLSVDNALNSYNSLSTDDKLALLWYVYTKMGTSVTPAAPGAASDEIAEGLFNQVKELSFEEQLEVQRKIIDGQSSVISREYGSLSDNTKLYFWYRLAQGMEAGTIIPMPDDYQPSGAVTELLSQIEAMEFEQQITLLRNAVVDAGAEPKAGAEI from the coding sequence ATGGCTACAGATAGCACAGGTTTAAGCGTTGATAATGCTCTCAATAGTTACAATAGTCTATCTACTGATGACAAATTAGCTTTACTCTGGTATGTATATACTAAAATGGGAACATCTGTAACACCAGCAGCACCAGGTGCAGCTTCAGATGAAATTGCAGAAGGACTATTTAACCAAGTTAAAGAATTATCTTTTGAAGAGCAATTAGAAGTACAACGTAAAATTATCGACGGGCAAAGTAGCGTTATTTCCCGTGAATACGGTTCTTTAAGTGATAACACCAAGCTATATTTTTGGTATCGTTTAGCACAAGGAATGGAAGCAGGAACAATCATTCCTATGCCTGATGACTATCAACCAAGTGGTGCAGTAACAGAATTACTATCACAAATTGAAGCAATGGAATTTGAACAGCAAATTACTTTACTGAGAAATGCAGTAGTTGATGCTGGTGCAGAACCGAAAGCTGGTGCAGAAATTTAA